The Mus musculus strain NOD/ShiLtJ chromosome 11 genomic contig, GRCm38.p6 alternate locus group NOD/ShiLtJ MMCHR11_CHORI29_IDD4_2Q genome has a segment encoding these proteins:
- the Akap1 gene encoding A-kinase anchor protein 1, mitochondrial (The RefSeq protein has 4 substitutions compared to this genomic sequence) — protein MAIQLRSLFPLALPGMLALLGWWWFFSRKKDRLSSSDKQVETLKVGPAIKDRRLSEEACPGVLSVAPTVTQPPGREEQRCVDKPSTEPLALPRTRQVRRRSESSGNLPSVADTRSQPGPCRDEIAKVELSLMGDKAKSIPLGCPLLPKDASFPYEAVERCKQESALGKTPGRGWPSPYAASGEKARETGGTEGTGDAVLGENVSEEGLLSQECVSEVEKSEFPILAPGGGEGEEVSHGPPQVAELLKKEEYIVGKLPSSFVEPVHSEPVKDEDALEPQVKGSSNTSDRDLAGELDKDETVPENDQIKQAAFQLISQVILEATEEFRATTVGKTVAQVHPTSATQPKGKEESCVPASQETSLGQDTSDPASTRTGATASPSAEALPPKTYVSCLSSPLSGPTKDQKPKNSAHHISLAPCPPPVTPQRQSLEGASNPRGDDNFVACMANNSQSVLSVSSLGQCSDPVSTSGLEDSCTETISSSGDKAMTPPLPVSTQPFSNGVLKEELSDLGTEDGWTMDTEADHSGGSDGNSMDSVDSCCGLTKPDSPQSVQAGSNPKKVDLIIWEIEVPKHLVGRLIGKQGRYVSFLKQTSGAKIYISTLPYTQNIQICHIEGSQHHVDKALNLIGKKFKELNLTNIYAPPLPSLALPSLPMTSWLMLPDGITVEVIVVNQVNAGHLFVQQHTHPTFHALRSLDQQMYLCYSQPGIPTLPTPVEITVICAAPGADGAWWRAQVVASYEETNEVEIRYVDYGGYKRVKVDVLRQIRSDFVTLPFQGAEVLLDSVVPLSDDDHFSPEADAAMSEMTGNTALLAQVTSYSATGLPLIQLWSVVGDEVVLINRSLVERGLAQWVDSYYASL, from the exons ATGGCAATCCAGTTGCGTTCGCTCTTCCCCTTGGCGTTGCCCGGAATGCTGGCCCTCCTTGGCTGGTGGTGGTTTTTCTCTCGTAAAAAAGATCGGCTCAGCAGCAGTGATAAGCAGGTGGAGACACTGAAGGTTGGCCCTGCCATCAAGGACCGACGGCTCAGTGAAGAGGCCTGTCCTGGAGTTCTGTCTGTGGCCCCCACTGTCACACAGCCTCCTGGAAGGGAAGAGCAGCGCTCTGTGGACAAGCCTTCTACAGAGCCCCTGGCCTTGCCGAGGACTCGCCAGGTTCGACGAAGATCAGAGTCCTCAGGCAACCTCCCCAGCGTTGCAGACACGAGGTCGCAGCCAGGACCGTGCAGAGATGAGATCGCCAAAGTGGAACTCTCCCTGATGGGGGACAAAGCCAAATCTATTCCTCTTGGATGTCCGCTTCTCCCAAAGGATGCGTCCTTCCCCTATGAAGCAGTGGAAAGGTGTAAGCAGGAGTCCGCACTGGGCAAGACTCCTGGAAGAGGCTGGCCAAGCCCGTATGCGGCCTCTGGAGAGAAAGCGAGAGAGACAGGTGGGACAGAGGGGACTGGAGATGCTGTGTTGGGGGAAAATGTATCTGAGGAAGGCCTATTGTCCCAGGAGTGTGTCTCAGAAGTGGAGAAGAGTGAGTTTCCAATCCTGGCCCCCGGGGGAGGTGAGGGAGAAGAGGTGAGCCATGGCCCCCCACAGGTAGCTGAACTTTTAAAGAAGGAAGAATATATTGTTGGGAAGTTGCCGAGTAGCTTTGTGGAGCCAGTTCACTCAGAGCCGGTTAAGGACGAGGATGCGTTGGAACCCCAGGTCAAAGGTAGCAGCAATACTTCGGATAGAGACCTGGCTGGAGAGCTGGACAAAGACGAGACCGTGCCTGAAAATGACCAGATTAAGCAGGCTGCCTTCCAGCTCATCTCCCAGGTGATCTTGGAAGCAACTGAAGAGTTGCGGGCCACCACAGTGGGCAAGACTGTGGCACAAGTGCACCCAATCTCGGCCACTCAGCctaaggggaaggaggagagctgTGTTCCAGCCAGCCAGGAAACTAGCTTGGGACAAGACACCTCAGATCCTGCTTCCACCAGAACAGGTGCCACTGCCAGCCCTTCAGCAGAAGCTCTGCCACCAAAGACCTATGTAAGCTGTCTCAGCAGCCCTCTGTCAGGCCCCACCAAGGACCAGAAGCCAAAGAACTCTGCACATCACATCTCCCTGGCTCCCTGCCCACCGCCAGTCACCCCCCAGAGGCAGTCTCTGGAGGGGGCAAGTAACCCGAGAGGTGATGACAACTTTGTCGCCTGTATGGCCAACAACAGCCAGAGTGTCCTTTCAGTTAGCTCCTTGGGGCAGTGCTCAGATCCTGTCAGTACTTCGGGGCTTGAAGACTCTTGCACAGAGACCATCTCAAGCTCCGGAGACAAAGCTATCACCCCACCACTGCCAGTCAGTACTCAGCCCTTCAGCAACGGGGTGCTGAAGGAGGAGCTGTCAGACTTAGGGACCGAGGATGGATGGACCATGGATACAGAAGCAGATCACTCAGGAG GTTCTGACGGGAACAGTATGGATTCAGTGGATAGCTGTTGCGGGCTTACCAAGCCCGATAGCCCCCAGAGTGTCCAGGCAGGCTCCAACCCTAAGAAGGTTGACCTTATCATCTGGGAGATCGAGGTGCCAAAG CACTTAGTTGGTCGACTGATTGGCAAGCAGGGACGGTACGTGAGTTTTCTGAAGCAGACATCTGGTGCCAAGATCTACATCTCCACCCTGCCTTACACACAGAACATCCAGATCTGCCACATAGAAG GCTCTCAGCACCATGTAGACAAAGCTCTGAACTTGATTGGGAAGAAGTTTAAGGAACTGAACCTCACCAATAtctatgcgccaccactgccttcGCTGGCACTGCCTTCCTTGCCGATGACGTCTTGG CTCATGCTACCTGATGGTATCACTGTGGAAGTCATCGTGGTCAACCAGGTCAATGCTGGGCACCTATTTGTCCAGcagcacacacaccccaccttCCACGCACTGCGCAGTCTGGACCAGCAGATGTACCTCTGTTACTCTCAGCCTGGAATCCCCACCTTGCCCACCCCAGTGGAAA TCACGGTTATCTGCGCTGCCCCTGGTGCGGACGGGGCCTGGTGGAGAGCCCAAGTAGTGGCTTCCTATGAGGAGACCAATGAGGTGGAGATTCGCTACGTGGACTATGGTGGATATAAGAGGGTGAAAGTCGACGTGCTCCGGCAAATTAG GTCTGACTTTGTGACCCTGCCATTCCAAGGAGCAGAAGTCCTTCTGGACAGCGTGGTTCCTCTGTCAG atGATGATCATTTTTCACCGGAGGCAGACGCAGCCATGAGTGAGATGACAGGCAATACAGCACTGTTggcccag GTAACAAGCTACAGTGCGACTGGCCTTCCTCTGATTCAGCTATGGAGTGTGGTTGGAGATGAA gtgGTGTTGATAAACCGGTCGCTGGTGGAGCGAGGCCTTGCACAGTGGGTAGACAGCTACTATGCCAGCCTCTGA